A genome region from Sebastes umbrosus isolate fSebUmb1 chromosome 22, fSebUmb1.pri, whole genome shotgun sequence includes the following:
- the saxo2 gene encoding stabilizer of axonemal microtubules 2, whose amino-acid sequence MRQQPSSNLSATSKGGSSGQQRGQPHATMMTEYQASYVHPKCYTTMAVVAGHKDRYHTLKGTGVDHTTLRKIYVSHKLHPNVPPKDRKPKMQPTKVPGKCSCSPQTPPCSVPKQMPSVLDGYTSVYKDSFQAWKINKRKPLKLPDGLKVNQGLVVTNGTYQNNSAHAAAKNVQEPLPFESVTSYRCDYVIHPLQPMIRREKHVDYTKGLPLQLSASSKPKPAQDVNQELLDEDSELDQQFKTLSLENCCHCRCNAREPSQLADYNNFLSTTHADFTAHNCERTQPYLPSTHNLGKSRKPFQGISTMKDDYRAWDTPRRFPSLRKDHDYPKRSIISHCIPKSAVSLQEGAVCPCICHVTRTTPAENGECSILGSIIPGTEESRMGWTSPLDIGVTWANDGICAEAPQDPQLCSCLASDRS is encoded by the exons ATGAGGCAGCAACCTTCTTCCAACCTATCAGCCACATCTAAGGG GGGGAGCTCTGGCCAACAAAGAGGCCAGCCACATGCCACTATGATGACAGAGTACCAGGCGAGTTACGTTCACCCTAAATGCTACACGACCATGGCCGTGGTCGCAGGTCATAAAGACCGTTACCATACACTGAAGGGGACGGGCGTGGACCATACCACTTTAAG AAAAATCTACGTTTCCCACAAACTCCACCCCAATGTTCCACCCAAGGACCGAAAGCCAAAGATGCAACCAACCAAAGTCCCCGGAAAATGCAGCTGTTCTCCACAAACTCCCCCATGCTCTGTACCGAAACAGATGCCGTCCGTGCTGGATGGGTACACATCAGTGTACAAAG ACAGTTTCCAAGCATGGAAAATAAACAAGCGGAAGCCACTTAAACTGCCCGACGGCTTGAAGGTCAACCAAGGATTAGTTGTCACAAACGGTACCTACCAGAACAATTCTGCTCATGCTGCAGCTAAAAACGTGCAAGAACCGCTACCTTTTGAAAGCGTCACCAGCTACAGATGCGACTATGTGATCCATCCACTGCAGCCCATGATACGCAGGGAGAAGCATGTGGACTACACCAAAGGTCTGCCGTTACAGCTTTCTGCATCCTCGAAGCCAAAGCCGGCTCAGGACGTAAACCAAGAACTGCTTGACGAAGACAGCGAATTAGATCAGCAATTCAAGACCTTGTCCCTTGAGAACTGTTGCCACTGCCGATGCAATGCCAGAGAACCCAGTCAACTGGCGgattacaacaacttcctctccACAACGCATGCAGACTTCACGGCACACAACTGCGAGCGCACCCAACCGTACCTGCCTTCTACGCATAACTTGGGGAAAAGCAGGAAGCCTTTTCAGGGAATATCTACCATGAAGGACGATTACAGAGCTTGGGACACACCGCGACGCTTCCCCTCTCTCCGTAAAGACCACGACTATCCCAAGAGATCCATCATTTCACACTGCATACCCAAGTCTGCCGTGAGCCTGCAGGAGGGTGCAGTCTGTCCTTGCATCTGTCATGTCACTAGGACAACTCCTGCTGAGAATGGAGAATGTTCCATCTTGGGAAGCATCATCCCTGGGACTGAAGAATCCAGGATGGGCTGGACTTCCCCTTTGGACATAGGAGTAACTTGGGCCAATGATGGAATTTGTGCAGAGGCCCCTCAGGACCCACAATTATGCAGCTGCTTGGCTTCTGACAGAAGCTAA
- the larp7 gene encoding la-related protein 7 gives MIDTERGCGAGTGEPSSKSKETEKKKRSRVKQVLGDVKKQVEFWFGDVNLHKDRFLKKLIDESDDGYVDISVLASFNRMKKLTSDTKLIARALKNSSVVEVNLEGNKVRRQLPVGDVPNDVDNRTVYVELLPKDVTHGWIERVFTKCGNVVYVSVPRYKTSGDTKGFAFVEFETEEQAQKAIEMLNNPPEDAPRKPGIFPKTKNRKPLPLPSDNPPSGEEEEKKKRKKKKKKEGATAQTSAEEAKEQAMEAEPSEAKRKRSAAEDFESEVAGTLKTPDKLSEKKRRRSQMAEGSESEVPSKMRKTSESEGEKEKDVTKTNPPTKSDTERGVEEGKENREDSTLKAKRKRKKKHKEKLKIGEEVIPLRVLSKKEWLLLKDEYLILQKRSMKSLKKCINKIDHKEHTSGAQTMETDNDPQDGNMEKSNKSEKETNIGPQFTSGVIMKITDNKPLPGRKFIKDALCKISPVAYIDTLDGDAEGHIRFHTPEDAKAVSDARAELQKEHSWKLEILAGDHEQRYWQKILVDRQVKLNRPREKKRGTEKLISKAEKIILARAKEAHKHIRFQED, from the exons ATGATTGACACAGAGAGGGGATGTGGTGCTGGCACAGGAGAACCCAGCAGTAAGAGCAAGGAGacggaaaagaagaagaggtcCCGTGTCAAACAGGTGCTGGGTGATGTGAAGAAGCAAGTAGAGTTCTGGTTCGGAGATGTCAACCTACACAAGGACCGCTTTCTCAAAAAACTCATCGATGAGTCAGACGATGGAT ATGTTGATATATCTGTGTTGGCAAGCTTCAATCGAATGAAGAAGTTGACAAGTGACACCAAGCTGATTGCGAGAGCGTTGAAAAATTCATCTGTAGTTGAG GTTAACTTAGAGGGAAATAAAGTAAGGCGTCAGCTTCCGGTCGGAGACGTACCAAATGATGTCGACAACCGCACAGTCTATGTG gaaCTTTTGCCCAAGGATGTGACACACGGCTGGATAGAGAGAGTGTTCACAAAATGCGGGAATGTGGTTTATGTTAGCGTTCCCAGATACAAGACCTCTGGCGACACCAAGGGTTTTGCCTTTGTCGAGTTTGAGACAGAGGAACAAGCACAGAAAGCCATAGag ATGCTCAACAACCCCCCTGAAGATGCTCCCAGGAAGCCAGGGATTTTCCCCAAGACAAAAAATAGGAAGCCCCTCCCTCTGCCATCTGACAATCCACCATCAG gtgaagaagaagagaagaaaaagcgaaagaagaagaaaaagaaagaaggtgCCACAGCGCAGACTTCTGCCGAAGAAGCCAAAGAGCAGGCAATGGAAGCAGAGCCGTCTGAGGCAAAGAGGAAGCGCTCAGCAGCGGAGGATTTTGAATCAGAGGTCGCCGGCACTCTGAAGACACCAGACAAActgtcagagaaaaaaagacgaCGGTCACAGATGGCAGAGGGATCCGAAAGTGAAGTACCATCTAAGATGAGGAAGACGAGTGAAAgcgaaggagagaaggagaaagatgTAACAAAGACTA ATCCGCCCACTAAAAGTGACACAGAGCGAGGTGTTGAGGaagggaaagaaaacagagaggaTTCAACCCTGAAagcaaagaggaagagaaaaaagaaacacaaggaGAAACTGAAAATCGGGGAAGAAGTCATCCCACTCCGGGTTCTATCGAA GAAAGAATGGCTTTTGTTGAAGGATGAGTACCTGATCTTGCAGAAGCGCAGCATGAAGTCCCTGAAGAAGTGCATTAATAAGATTGATCATAAGGAGCACACAAGTGGAGCTCAGACAATGGAGACAGACAATGATCCTCAAGATGGAAACA TGGAGAAGAGTAACAAAAGTGAGAAAGAGACTAACATAGGCCCTCAGTTTACCAGTGGTGTCATCATGAAGATTACAGACAACAAGCCGCTACCAGGGAGGAAGTTCATCAAG GATGCTCTGTGCAAAATATCCCCAGTGGCGTACATCGACACCTTGGACGGAGACGCTGAGGGTCACATCCGCTTTCACACCCCGGAGGACGCTAAAGCCGTCAGCGACGCTAGAGCGGAGCTACAGAAAGAGCACAGCTGGAAGCTCGAGATTCTCGCAG GTGACCATGAACAAAGGTACTGGCAGAAGATCCTAGTGGACCGCCAAGTCAAGCTGAATCGTCCGAGGGAAAAGAAGCGGGGTACAGAGAAG CTCATATCCAAAGCCGAAAAAATCATCCTTGCCCGGGCCAAGGAGGCCCATAAGCACATCCGTTTCCAAGAGGACTGA